GtcaaaaggaataaataattaaatttaaaaaaaaccccCCAAACACCGCTCAAATTCTACCCCNNNNNNNNNNNNNNNNNNNNNNNNNNNNNNNNNNNNNNNNNNNNNNNNNNNNNNNNNNNNNNNNNNNNNNNNNNNNNNNNNNNNNNNNNNNNNNNNNNNNNNNNNNNNNNNNNNNNNNNNNNNNNNNNNNNNNNNNNNNNNNNNNNNNNNNNNNNNNNNNNNNNNNNNaaaaaaagcaaagatgATGAGTTTGTAGTTGCTCGAAGGATTGTATGGTCCACAAGTGTATTTCAGATGCCCAAACCAGAATCCAAGgcagaagaggaagagtataataataataataataattaaaacgaaacaaaaggaaaatgaacggaaagggggaaaaaacatacCTGGACGGCCGCTAACGAAGTTTTGAAAGGCACTGAACTGAATGTgctaaacaaacaaacaaacagtttAGCAACAGCAATACATTCACACacttaataaataaattaatatatatacatatacatatattattgACTTACAAAGatacagggggaaaaaagagggggggaaatataAAGGCAATTCATATGTTCGATGATCCagacacatatacacacacaaacgcgaacaaaaaaaaagaaaaatagtcGCACGCTCAATAAAtcgaagggaagagaaaaatacagGGCGCGTGTAAAATGCCAAAGAAGCAGtcaaaaggaataaataaataaatttaaaaaaaacacacaaactaCCGCTCAAATTCATACACcactgatttttttaaaaaaattaaaaaaaacaaaagtaacgACGATGAAACCCCGGAAGTGGGACGAAAGGAGGCATTTAAGGGGGATCACATCAGGTCAGTAGTGACTTTCCCatcaaacacatacaaacaaacaaacaaacacaaataaacaaacaaaaaaaagagggtgcGGAACGTTTAAAGGGGAGGACAAGTAATACAAAGATAATTTTAAGAAAATATGAACAAATAAGatacgaaaaagaaacaaatgaaagaagaaatgaaaaaaaaacagtggcTAAAcactaacaaaaagaaagtaagtaGAAATGAGTAAAGGAATCCCGTGAGGAAATCATGTTAAATAAACATGACTCCTTGCacgaaaaagtaaaacaagtCGAACTGCCACGAAAATaacagtggaaaaaaaaagaaaccacaaaaaaaaacaacacgccagcaaagaaaaaaaaaggaggatgTTCTTCTTACACTTTGTAATCGGTTTAATACACAGAAATAATAGcacaaatatttaaaaaaaacaatataaaAGTAAGAAGTAATGATAGAAAAGACATATCCAGTGGGACATAACCTTCGTGAGGTGATGCTTACCCTGAAGTTTACACCAATGGAGCGCAGCGGTGGTTACACGGCAAAAGTTTTCCCACAATTTGTTCGtactatttattattattattattttttttttttttttgagggagaGGTAGGGGCCTTTCCGCCGCTTCTTTGCAACTCGGCTATCACTTCGATTGATATATACGTGTCAATGATTTAAGCcttccaatttttttttgtttcttcccccttttcttttcttttcttttcgcgtTCGTTCGTTcgttcatttgtttctttttttttatttatttatttgtgcatGCGGGAGGGActgggagaggaggaggagggaagggattTCATTTGGTATTATCTCTATTTTCCTAACCTTAAGTCTAACAtactcccccctccccccgtTACACATTCTGTTGTAACCAATCACGAACAATAACTTTGCCAACAACAAGCAGTAAGGCTCGATGTAATGCAGACGCCTGCTCCCTCACAGATGGATATCGCTGTTCTTCACTTTTGTGGCAATGCACATAAATTGGGCCGCTTCCAAATGTATAGGCGCCATCACTGCGGCATTTGCTCGTGTCCGCAGTGACGGGACTTCCTGGTGTTGAAGTTTCCTTATCACATGGTGTGTAATCAATTACAGCACAAATAGGCGTTGCTCCTCCAAATTGCTCAATTGTTTCCCACACGTAACGAATGCCATCCATCGACGTGCCGTGGGCCAACCAGTCGATTCCACGATTAAGACGCGAGACAACTCCCGAAGGGTTGAGTGTTGAATTCGCCGCGAAATATGATGGCTCGGATACCACACTTCCATTTCCTGTTGCAGGTGTGCCAAAGGGATCAAGTACAAAGCTACTTTCAGGAGTAATATCACTATATCGCGGAACGGGTCCAAGTTCCTCATCAGGAAGTATGACATACGCATCAGTACCAATTGTTTCCTGTTGTAAAACCTCACGGTTGAAACTCTGCTGTTGAGTAAGTCCAACAAGTCGAGTACGAACTCGCACATTACTTACAGTGCCTGCAAGCGTATCACCACCTTTACACTCTGGTATCAGAACTGGCACCTGCAATGTAACTCTGTGGTAACTCTTCCGAGGTGATTCCTCCAGGTTCATAATCCCTCGCCGGCGTTTCCAGCGGTGTGCTCCCGCTTCATCAAAACATAAGGTGGCCTCAAATGTACTTTGATCACTACTGTAAAGCGTAGAAATTGAGTCATTTGATGGACTGGGGTTGAGAGTTGCGCTATGACTTCGACCATCATGACACTCGTCTGTTGCATTGGGGACACCGGTACCTTCTCCGATAAGTCGCTCAAGTTCTTCAAAGACTGCCGACAACCCAACATAGTCACGCTTATCAAATAGAGATTTGCCACGCAGAGAAATAACATAAATCTTCCGCTCTCTGCCACTGCCGGGTAAAGTACATTTTATTGGATAAGACGGATGAGTTCTAGTGGGATCTGCGGCACTGCTGGATGGTTCTGTAAAGGCTTCTAAAAGTCTCCGCGCCTTCCAATGGCATTTTAAACACACACGCTGTAAAGCCGAGAGCCTCCCCATGAAAGTATTTATGAGACCCGCGAAAAGAGACGGGTTCCCACCACTTtgcgtttccttttccttttccttttcctccggATTGTTGTCCACATGTGGATGATGTggttttatttccttcacttgaCAAACTTTATGCAACAGCTCGCGTGGAATGAAGGAGCCCGAGCAACAACCACAAAAGAGGCCCCCACAACATCGGCAGTGGTGCCGCCTGCTGAAGAAATCAAACGCTTGGGCACATTGTTGGCACTCTGCAGAAGTTTCGTCCGGTTTCCACCTGCAGTTCTTCTTttgcatgcacacacacacaaaaaaaaaaacgacaacgcaaatgcaaatgcaaactgcaaaatttttttctctcgtcacttttatatatttccctcctttgtcAGCGAATACGAGTCACCAACTCAGTGAGCGATGTCAGCAACAAATACGGCAACAAGTGAgtgaaagagaaagggatggTGAGGTAAAAActaaaataaactaaaaataaaacaagttaaataaataaaattaagcGAGGATTTTGTCGCTTCCTTGgtggagaaaaacaaacaaaggaactccacaaaaaaaatcacactacctctttttcttccttaacTTACGTTCCACTGTCggcgtttctttctttctttttttttttctttcttcaattGCACTCTATTTAatcttttttccacccctTTCCCGTGTGTTCAACTTGTGGTCAGCCGTTTACTTAACCCTTTAAAACATTTTAAAGACATGAAAAGAGTAAAgtcggagaaaaaaagagagagagagaaagagagacgTTGATGCGAATGAAAGTGTCAGTTTTTATGTGTGCAACCACTGTTTCCTTCTATTTTTATGTTATCAAGAATGTTAGAAACACTAAATATGAATAAGGTTTGTAAAATAAGTAAAACATGACACAGAGAGATAACAAGTTATTGGAGTCCTCAGCTCACTGAAATGTCTACAATTTTCCTCTGCTTTTATCATTTATTCCATCAAGATGTCTACTTCATTTGTAATTCCTCTTATCCCTATGTGTCGAAACCAGCGGAATTTAAAATGAATGTTTATGTTTCTCATGCATAACTCAGACAATGTGATGTGAGGCAGGAACAGGCACAAAGGTACGGTACCGTCTGCAAGTGGTTAAACCCACAAAATacgtgaaggaaagaaatataaattttttattttttattgaaagagataaataacaaaaacgacagcaacaacggtGGCTCAGTTGTGGACCCCTACAAAAGGATACAGTAACGCGTCACCTCTCATATCCCCTAGTAATTGACACTGCAAATTATTAAACCATGTGTCAGGAAATGAAAGTCaatcctcttttttaaatttctttttttttcccacccGAAAAACACTCCAAAGGCGGAGGAATGTCATGAAATGTTTattaaataaacaataaaaagaagcgaaacaACTGCCGCTCGCTCCCTCCGCAGTCTCGTAATCTCATCCCCTTCAAATACCCATTTGCACACATCGCTGTTCATTCACCGCGTGCGTAGAAACTATGGAATTGCCGTATAGCTTGTGATTCAACACACCGTTCAcgtgtatgtttgtttgtttacaaaaggcaaaggaggagaaaatggCGCGGTCATCCATGAAAATGCCCCGACTTGAGTCCAAGAATAAACTGCTGACAGAGGAAAAGAACTAAATGCCCTAAACGCTTAACATATCTTTTATGTTCACTCCTTCGCTTGATCAACTAGCCTTCTTAAACTTGTGACCAATGAGCAACGCCCCGGACAAAGGGACGCCAGATGAAACGGTAAAAGGTAAGATAAATGAgcggaaaagataaaaagggaATGATGAAATTGAAGTTTAAAGAAAATCAtcaatgaaaataaatacTTACCCACAAGGCAATACAAAGCCATGTGCCCCTTCACTATGTTATAACGGCGCGTATGTTCCTTTAACCGAGTCTttaacacacaaacacacacattatGACGGCTAAGTACTTCAATGcagtcctctttttttggggggggggaataaaaagaaaaaaggactTAAGTTGTTATCTTCGGCGGCTCCGCATCTTATGGATTACGTTACGACCTATCATTTAGACGACACTCTCCGAAGCCGTTCCTCCAACGGTAGCCTTTCAAGTCTCTGTCGCTTGCGTGCGGCATGGATTACCTTATCTGTGCTGGTAAAGTTAGTGCGGCTATCTTTCTTTGCCTCATATAACGTCACACGCCGCGACACTCCCTCCTTTTCGCCTTCAGGACGTTGACGTCTGCGTCGTTGCTGCTTTCCACTACTCCGTACACCCTTAAGGTGTTTCTTTGCTTCGTTGACATCGTCCTCATTGTCCTCACCGCTATCATTATTACCACCACcatcgctgctgccgctttcGTTCTCGCCAACATCCTCTGGAACAATAGAAAATAACTCCGATTCATATCGCTGCTTCCGTTCGCTTGCCTTTGCACGCCGCTCTTTTATCTGTTGCAGGAGCTTCGCGTATTCTGGGTTTGACGGATCTAACGCAAAAGGAGTTCCCCTACTTCCATTGAACGCCTTTTGGAATCGTGGATCAGCTTGAGCAGCAGCAAGCGCCTGATTCTTCAAAGTGGTTTTCCCATCAGTCATTGGACCACCGTTGGCACTGTCAGCATCGCCAACTAATTCATTGTCACCCGTTTCAGCAGCATTGGCATTGCGCTTAAATTTACTAATACGATCCTCCCAGCGTTTCTCAGTTTTGCGCCTCGAGTTCTCCTGCACATAGCGGCTGAACGCTCCAGGATCAACAACGGCCTTCAGCTCACGATACAAAGCATTTTCAATAAAGGCACCATGCATGACGGGGCGAACCTTTCCCCCTGCCAAATCATCTGCCGTCATGCCAAGGTtctccatttcttccttgGACACAAAAGTGTAATCGTCATAGACGGTTGTTATCTCCTTCTCCTCAAGTTCTTCAGTTAAAATCTCCAGAAATGAGGCCCACCGCGGTGCCACGCCAAGCTGCGGTATGAAATGTACCTGGACCCGAGGTGCATCACAGCAGATACAAATGACCCCACTATCACTGCACTCAAAAGGTTCCACAATGTTGTGTTGGCTGCGAAGGACACAAAAATCCGTAATATCCGCCGGTGCCTCAATGCTAGTGAAGTTGCTTCCATCCTTCTTGCTCCACACCTTTACCATACGCGTATCAGCGGAGAGCACGTGTGTCGCCTCTCCTGTTGCAGTGCTGCTACCTTGAAAGAAGTACGTTTTGACAATAGGCAATGAGTTCATGTGATCCTTTACAATTAGCGGCTTCTGCAGTCGGAGATCATACAAGAGCACCTGACCGGCTTCTGTCCCACAGCTAAACAGAAGGCCACGCTCATCATCTACGGCAATGTGGCGTAACTCACAACGTTCCTCAACACCTGATACGGCTCCGGTACCTGCAACTGTTAACCGCGCTGCACATGAAGCTGCACGGCTATCCCATGCCTCTACAACACCGTCCACACCGGCGCAAAGCACGAGGCCGTGGTTTTTAAATACCTCCACGTGATTCACACCATCGGCGCACTGAGTTTTGTAGCTCTCAACGAAGGAACCAGTTTCTAAACTGAGACGAAATAGTTCATGTGATGTACCACTCGACAACAACTCAGCTGTGTGGGGATTAAATGCCAAGCACCTCATCGTGTGTGGAACACGAACACGGTCAACGATAGCCGCAGAGTGGTGAATAGTAATTTGCCGCCCCTCTCCCCGCAGCGCAAACTTACGGAAATCAGGAGAGAGTGACACCCCACCAAGTATAGGCATGTCGGCGTTGAAACTATATTTCATGCTGAGTTGATTTACGTCAAAGCACTTTAATCGGGGCGGGTAGTCGCCAGCAGCGAATAGGTGCGTGCCATTTGCCGTTCGAAAGATTGTTCGCGCAAAGTGAGGAAATTCAAGGTCATGAATTAGTTCGACACGGTGCTCTCCCCCCGCGAGTCGCTTGTTTTTCCGTCGCTCCGCAATCCATTCCGGTAGAGACTTGCCGGCAGTGAGGTTGTAGGTTTTAACCTTGTTATGGAGCGATACCTGCATTTCAGCAACAAATATTTACTCAGTGCTGCCCAAGATGCAGGTAAATCCTTGCTTAAAACTTTCGACCTAACTCTTCAAAGTTCCTTCAGTCCCACGACCACAAGGGAAaaccgcagcagcaacaacacgaCAGTCGCCGACAACACTATCAGATATGCTGCTATGCGAACAGTGGCGGTAAATACACAGTGGTTtttaagaacaaaaacagaaaaaaaaagacacagataaaaaagggagagagaatgaGAGAGTTAGATTCCCACCAAGATATTAACTatggtaacaacaacaacaatacatatatatatatatatgcactaGGACCACAATTCACCCCATTACCCTATAGCctactctcttttttttctttcgaatCCACACGATTAAGTTCTATAGGGAAACACACCTTGTGCTCATTGAGGCACCGTAACACAACGGACGCCCACACCAGTGCGCGACACATTCAAGAAAGAACGCATatgtatacatgtatataacAGCGTTTCCACTcgctctttctctctctctctgtcgCGCGTATATGTTGTAGCACTGTTAAAACAGAAGCCCGCAATGTGCGTTAGAACCACAGGGGAGTGGGAAGCATATCTTGACGGCACAAACATCCCTCGCAACGGTGTAGCAACAGAAGGTGACGGAGCAATCACATGCGTGGACAGAACAGGGCCTTCACTCCCTTCAACCCACCAATCTTCTCCGTAGCATTTTCTCGCATTCCCTACGAACATACAaacgaagaggaaggggcgtaaaaaaaaacaatggagAAAAACCAATAATATTCGTTTGGCCCGGTCACCAAcagtctcttttttttttctttgtttgctatTCGTTACGTCTGAAAACAATATTTCGCCTTTACGACAACTCGTTAAACAACAATTTGTGCCCTTAATTCAACACCACAGTGACATCGAGATATACCTCAAGTCACCTTATCGTTGGGGGTGCTCAAACATGAAAGCGCGTGCTGATTCGTCACAACAATAGCATTAGCCTAAAAATCTCAAACACGTTCTACATTATTTACCTCCCCTATTAATCTACTTAGTTCACGCACTCAGTGTCACCTTTCCCTTTACACCATTTAAGTACGTGCAACTAACgtactattatcattttcccatttgttaaaacaaaaaaaaagtctcttccttcgcttccaccaattttatttctttctattcacaaacacaaagaaatTAACCAAGGTCCAAATGCGTCACTGAAATTTAGTCAACATCATCGGGGACTGGAGCGTTTCCTTCGCCCTCTCCTGAAGGAGGTGCCGGAGGTGCCTGTTCCATTGCCCGCTTTACGTAATATGCGGAGAGAATGGGGTGCGCCACCTGCTCAATTTCTTTATTCTTGGCGTCATATTCCTCCTTTGTTGCATCACGATTCTCATCAAGCCAATTTACCACAGCATTCACAACGGTTTGGATCTTCTGCTGGTCTTCTTGACTAATGTTCTGCTGAACGTCGGGGTCGCTTAGCGTAGAGCGAAGCGAAAATGTGTAGTTCTCAACGGAATTGCGTGCTTCAATCTTTTCTGCGTTTGCTCGGTCCTCTTCCGCGAATTTTTCAGCCTCCGCAACCATTTTGTCAATCTGTTCGCGTGAGAGCCGACCCTTGTCATTCGATATGGTGATGGCTTGTGTTTTACCAGCCGTCTCTTCCACAGCGGTAACAACAAGAATGCCGTCAACGTTCACGTCGAAGCTCACGGTAATCCGCGGCTTGCCGCGGGGCGCAGGGGGAATGTCAGTGAGCGTAAATGTTCCTAAGCATTGGCATTGCGACACCAAGGGGCGCTCACCCTCGTAAACTTTGATTTCAACACTGCGTTGGTTGTCAGCGTTGGTGGAAAATGTTTGCGATTTTTGTGCGGGCACGCTGGTGTTGCGCGGAATGAGCACAGACATTACACCACCGGCAGTTTCAACACCCAGTGAAAGCGGAGTCACATCGACTAGGAGAAGGTCTTTCGTTTGCTTACTTTTGCCACCAGATACGATATGAGCTTGTACCGCGGCTCCATAAGCAACCGCCTCATCAGGGTTGATTGAACGGTTCGGCTCCTTGCCGTTGAAAAAGTTCTGCACCAACTGTTGCACGCGGGGAATGCGAGTTGATCCACCGACAAGAACCACATCGTCCACTGCCGATGCATCAACCTCGGCATCTTTCAGGACCTTCCTCACTGGCTCTAGGCAGCGCTCGAATTGGTCACGGCACATCTCCTCGAACCGAGCTCGCGTTATTTTGGAGAAAAAGTCAAACCCTTCATACAGTGCATCAATCTCAATGTTGGTGCTTGCTGAACTGGAAAGTGTTCGCTTCACCCGTTCGCATGCCGTACGCAAACGCCTCATCGCACGTGCGTTTCCACGCAAGTCCTTACCGGTGCGGGTT
This sequence is a window from Trypanosoma brucei gambiense DAL972 chromosome 7, complete sequence. Protein-coding genes within it:
- a CDS encoding heat shock 70 kDa protein, putative; amino-acid sequence: MVLQKMKEIAESYLGEKVSKAVVTVPAYFNDSQRQATKDAGSIAGLEVLRIVNEPTAAAIAYGMDRSSEGAMKTVLIFDLGGGTFDVTLLNIDGGLFEVRATAGDTHLGGEDFDSRLVDYFATEFRTRTGKDLRGNARAMRRLRTACERVKRTLSSSASTNIEIDALYEGFDFFSKITRARFEEMCRDQFERCLEPVRKVLKDAEVDASAVDDVVLVGGSTRIPRVQQLVQNFFNGKEPNRSINPDEAVAYGAAVQAHIVSGGKSKQTKDLLLVDVTPLSLGVETAGGVMSVLIPRNTSVPAQKSQTFSTNADNQRSVEIKVYEGERPLVSQCQCLGTFTLTDIPPAPRGKPRITVSFDVNVDGILVVTAVEETAGKTQAITISNDKGRLSREQIDKMVAEAEKFAEEDRANAEKIEARNSVENYTFSLRSTLSDPDVQQNISQEDQQKIQTVVNAVVNWLDENRDATKEEYDAKNKEIEQVAHPILSAYYVKRAMEQAPPAPPSGEGEGNAPVPDDVD
- a CDS encoding zinc finger protein, putative encodes the protein MQKKNCRWKPDETSAECQQCAQAFDFFSRRHHCRCCGGLFCGCCSGSFIPRELLHKVCQVKEIKPHHPHVDNNPEEKEKEKETQSGGNPSLFAGLINTFMGRLSALQRVCLKCHWKARRLLEAFTEPSSSAADPTRTHPSYPIKCTLPGSGRERKIYVISLRGKSLFDKRDYVGLSAVFEELERLIGEGTGVPNATDECHDGRSHSATLNPSPSNDSISTLYSSDQSTFEATLCFDEAGAHRWKRRRGIMNLEESPRKSYHRVTLQVPVLIPECKGGDTLAGTVSNVRVRTRLVGLTQQQSFNREVLQQETIGTDAYVILPDEELGPVPRYSDITPESSFVLDPFGTPATGNGSVVSEPSYFAANSTLNPSGVVSRLNRGIDWLAHGTSMDGIRYVWETIEQFGGATPICAVIDYTPCDKETSTPGSPVTADTSKCRSDGAYTFGSGPIYVHCHKSEEQRYPSVREQASALHRALLLVVGKVIVRDWLQQNV